One window from the genome of Gimesia aquarii encodes:
- a CDS encoding Gfo/Idh/MocA family protein — protein sequence MADKAIVALLINDTSAHLGAYYPALASCEDVSEVILCDPSQKHVATARNKLGDKLTRVYDDPQKLFKKEKPDMALITMEAIQSPAAIDLALENGCPVFAEKPSCTNIEQFEALVQKADGKHLNLMLALANRNNPEVKAARRMIRKGTFGKIYGIELNFIADQTRLTSKSYQAGWFAQKKCAGGGHLIWLGIHWLDLGMYITDSKITDVCGFITNVGGQPIDVEDSAALSLKFDKGFLGTMTSGYYTKRGKQSLIKIWGSKGWLEMDYSTGKHLQWSLNDDKPGTIHKFEGPIQPRGYTPCVHAAVRSVLEKEPPTLTSHDSLQVLRTIYAAYKAAETGQTQSIPVN from the coding sequence ATGGCAGACAAGGCAATCGTCGCCCTTCTCATCAATGACACATCCGCACATTTGGGCGCCTACTATCCGGCACTCGCTTCCTGCGAGGACGTCAGCGAAGTCATTCTCTGTGATCCAAGCCAGAAACATGTCGCAACGGCACGCAACAAACTGGGCGATAAATTAACCCGGGTTTATGACGATCCCCAAAAATTGTTTAAAAAAGAAAAGCCCGACATGGCATTAATCACCATGGAAGCCATCCAGTCACCGGCGGCCATTGATCTTGCGCTAGAAAATGGCTGTCCTGTATTTGCCGAAAAGCCTTCCTGCACGAACATCGAACAATTTGAAGCATTGGTGCAAAAAGCAGACGGAAAACATCTCAATCTGATGCTGGCTTTAGCAAATCGTAATAACCCGGAAGTCAAAGCCGCGCGTCGTATGATCCGCAAAGGAACCTTCGGTAAGATTTATGGCATTGAACTCAACTTCATTGCCGATCAGACGAGACTGACAAGCAAAAGTTATCAGGCTGGCTGGTTTGCTCAAAAAAAGTGTGCCGGTGGCGGTCACCTCATCTGGCTGGGAATTCACTGGCTCGACCTGGGAATGTATATCACAGATTCCAAAATCACGGATGTGTGCGGTTTCATCACCAATGTCGGTGGACAGCCCATTGACGTCGAAGATTCCGCAGCCCTCAGCCTGAAATTCGATAAAGGATTTTTAGGTACGATGACATCCGGTTATTACACTAAACGGGGCAAGCAGTCGTTGATTAAAATCTGGGGTTCCAAAGGCTGGCTGGAAATGGATTATTCGACTGGCAAACATTTACAATGGTCTCTGAATGATGACAAACCCGGAACCATTCACAAGTTTGAAGGTCCCATTCAACCTCGGGGCTATACTCCCTGTGTGCATGCCGCAGTCAGGTCTGTACTGGAAAAAGAACCACCCACGCTCACCAGCCATGACAGCTTACAGGTTCTCAGAACGATCTACGCCGCCTACAAAGCAGCCGAGACAGGACAAACTCAGAGCATTCCCGTCAATTGA